The following nucleotide sequence is from Pseudomonas sp. S09G 359.
CCCGGCGACCCGGAGCTGTTGACCCTCAAGGCTGTGCGGGCCATGAACGAGGCCGATGTGGTGCTGATTGATGACTTGGTCAACCCGGCGGTATTGGAGCATTGCCTGGATGCACGGGTAATTACCGTCGGTAAACGCGGCGGCTGCCGATCAACCCCACAGGATTTTATCCACCGCCTGATGCTGCGTTATGCACGCCAGGGCAAGTGCGTGGTGCGGCTCAAGGGTGGCGACCCGTGCATTTTCGGACGCGCAGGCGAAGAGGCCATGTGGCTGCGCGAACGCGGGGTCGAGGTAGAGCTGGTCAACGGGATAACGGCGGGGCTCGCCGGTGCGACGAATTGCGATATCCCGCTGACCCTACGCGGTGTCAGCCGTGGGGTCACCCTGGTTACGGCACATACCCAGGACGACAGCCGCCTTAACTGGCGCGCATTGGCGGAGGGCGGGACAACACTGGTGGTGTATATGGGCGTGGCGAAGCTGGAGGAGATTCGCCAGCAGTTGCTCGATGGTGGGATGGCGGCGGATATGCCTGTGGCGATGATCGAAAATGCCTCGCTGCCCCAGCAGCGCGAATGCCGCAGTGAGCTTGCACGGATGTATGCGGATGCCCAGGCATTCGCACTGAAAAGCCCGGCGATCCTGGTGATCGGCAGCGTTGCCGCCAGCGGACAAGCCGCCTCCATCGCGTCGGCTGCCAGCGCTTGAGACAAATCGCAGGCAAAAAAAAGCCCGGCCTAAGCCGGGCTTTTTTATACCACTCAGTAATTACTGAGCAGTAGCTTCAACCGACGCTTCTACGCGACGGTTAACAGCACGACCAGCTTCAGTTGCGTTGTCAGCAACTGGGCGGGATTCGCCGTAACCTACTGCAGTTACACGGCTAGGAGCCACGCCGTCTTTAACCAGGACTTGCTTAACAGCGTCAGCACGACGCTGGGACAGCTTCTGGTTGTAAGCGTCTGGACCTACGGAGTCAGTGTGACCAGCAACTTCTACGTTGGTAGCTGGGTACTGAGCCATGAAGTCGGCCAGGTTTTTCACGTCGCCGTAGCTGTTAGGCTTAACAACGGACTTGTCGAAGTCGAACTTAACGTCCAGCTCAACACGAACAACCTGAGCAACTGGAGCTTCTGGCTCTGGAGTTGGCTCTGGAGCTGGTGCTGGGGTAGGAGCTGGAGCAGCTGCGCCAGCGTTGCCGCCGAAGTTCACGCCCAGGCCGACCAGTGCGGAGTAGTCCCACTTGCCGTTGTCGATTGCGTAGTCAGCTTCAACACCAGCACGAGCGTACAGGTTGTTGGTGAAGTAGTACTTCACGCCAGCGCCAGCGATAGCCAGGGTCGACTGATCGCGACCGCTGTGGCCGTCAGCCTGAACGTTGGTACGGCTCTGGTGGCCGAAACCGCCTTCAACGTATGGACGCAGGCTGTCAACGCCAGCCTGACCGAAGTGGTACTGAGCAGTCAGGCTGCCAGTGTCACCTTTGATCTTCTGGTTGCCAGTACCGTCGTTCGAACGGGTGTGGTTGGTCTTGTCGTAGGACAGGTTCAACGACAGGTCGTCGGTCAGGAAGTAACCAATGCGAGCGCCTGGGTTGAAGCCGTCTTCGATGTGCTTGACGCTATCGTTGTACTGCTTCTTGTAGAACAGCTCGCCTTCAACTGCGCCTTGGCCTTGTGCCAGAACGCCGAAAGAAGTAGCGGCAATAAGAGAACCAATGGCCAAGCCCAAGGTGTTTTTCAGTTTCATCCGTTAAATCCCCATCTGGTGATTGTAAAGCAGTCCCACAAACCGGGGGACAACTCGGTGGCAAGTCTAACAGAACCTGCCTACACGTAAGAGATATTTGCCACGCACTAAGTTTCAGTCTCGCCCGCAAATTTCTCACGTAATTTATCTAGAGCACGTTTGTAACGCATTTTTGTAGCACTCAAACCCATGTGCATGATGTCAGCGATTTCCTGAAATTCCAGCTCTGCGACAAATCGTAGCACCAGAATTTCGCGGTCAATCGGGTTCACATACACCAGCCAGCGATCGAGCCCGCCCTTCTCCTCGGGTGCCGGCGCCTTTTCTTCAGACGCCTCCTCAAGGGGGTCAAGACTCAAAGCGTCCATCAAGCGACGCTTTCGCCGTTCCTTCCGATACTGCGTGATGCACTCATTGTACGTGATGCTGTATAGCCAGGTTTTGAACTTCGATTTGCCCTCAAAGTTCTTCAAACCGTACAGCACCTTGAGCATCACTTCCTGACAGACATCATCCGCATCTCTATCGTTCCCTAAATACCTTGAACAAACGTTGAACAGAGTGCGTTGATATCTGCGCATCAATTCTTCGTACGCGCGAGTTACGTGAAACAGCTCCGTGTGCGCGCGCGCGACCAACTCCTCATCAGAGAGCTCACGGGGGTCATAGCGCGTGGACAGCGTTTGGGCTTTATTCAAAACAAGTCGTGCCGACAGTCAGGTCAATATCCACTACAACCCGGTAAGCCGGGTTTGCGGCGGCGTACATTAGCAGGGTTTACCGGATTAGCGGCTACTGACCTGCTGCTCGAGGAGGATCCGATTGGACAACGACACCAGGTCGCCGTCATCGGTCAGCACCGTCGTCTTGACCGTGCCGATCTCTTCGATTTGCCCTTCGACCTCGCCCACACGCACCTGTTGCCCTACCTGATACAACTCACGCACATAGATTCCCGCAAGAATCTGCCCGGCAATTTCCCGGCTTCCCAAGCCCATGGCCAGCGCAACGGCCAGACCAACGGTAATCAAAACAATCACAATCACATGGTTGAGCAGGTCAGTTTTGACCTCCAACTGGCTGATCGCGACCGAAATACTGATGATGATCACCAGCCCCTGGGCGATTCGCCCCAGGCCGGCAGCATAGTCCAACCCCACGCCTTCTGCGGCGCCGCGCACCAGGCCATTGGCCAGTTGCGCCAGCAAAACGCCTACCAGCAGTACCAGCGCACCACCGAAAACCTTCGGCAAATACAACGCCAGCATGTCGAGCGTAGCTGAAACTCGCTCAAGTCCAAGGGATTGAGCCGCAGAAACCAGAAAAATCAGCAGAACAAACCAATAAACGATCTTGCCGATCAGTGTCGAGATCGGCACTTGCAGCCCCGCACGCCCCAGCAGTTTGGTCAGGCCGGTGCCAGCCATCAGGCGATCAAGGCCGAGTTTGGCGAGCAATTTCGACAGCAGGGTATCGAGCAACTTGGCCACGACAAAGCCCAGCAGCACCAGTACCAGAGCACCAAACAGGTTGGGAATGAAATTCGCCACCTTGGTCCACAATGCGGTCATCGCGGTGACCAGGCTCTGGGTCCAGAGATCAAGTTCCATATTCAATCAGCCTTATCAGCAGTGCGAGCAAGAGGTTTACGACGGGAAACAGGCGATACGTGGGCCGAACCATTGTTCAGGGCCATCATCAACGCCGGCAGCCAGCGGCCGAGCAGACCGAACAAGTCACCCGCCCCTACCTGACGGTTGGCGGTTTTCAACACGCGGCCCAAGCAGGCGTCGTCGTCACGGTTGGACGGCGAAGCATTGAGCATGTCACGCAAAGACTGTTCGAACGGATCGTGCATAAAGACCTCTCGCAAGTGTTTTAAAAGACGAGGGTTAAATTCCAGGGGTCACATGCCCCCTGCTTACGTTCAGGTCATATTCAGCTCAAACCCAGCGCAATCGTCGAAATAGCCACCATTGTCCGAGTGCAACCGACACCATTAACAGGCACGCAATCACGAATCCGTAGGGGCTGGCAGAGAACGGTATGCCGCCCACATTGATGCCCAGCAAACCGGTCAGGAAACTCATCGGCAGAAAGATCCCGGTGATGATCCCGAAGCGGTACATGGTGCGGTTCATACGTACGCTCAAGCGCCGATCTTCGGCCTCAAGCACAAGCCCTACGCGCTCCCGGGTCAATTCGAGCTCTTCCAGGTAGCGGGTCAGGCTGTTGTTCAATTCGTTCCAATAATCGGCATCGTCATCACAAAACCACGGCAATTTTATCCGGGTGAGCTGGGCAAAAATATCCCGCTGCGGGGCAAGGAATCGCTTCAGCCCAGCCGCTCGGCGACGGATCTGCAAAACGCTGCCATGCTCCGGGGTATACCGTTCGTCGGTATCCAGTTTTTCTTCCTCTGCGTCGACGACTTCCGACAAGTCCGTGACCAGATCCTGCACTTTATTGGTCAGGTACTGCGCCATATAAAGGATGAGTTCCGATGCGGTTTTCGGCCCTTTGCCGTCTGCCAACTGCACCAGCAGCTCATCGGTGGCGCGCAGTGGGCGCAAACGCAGGGAAATCACACGGCTGGCGGCGGCGAAAATACGCACCGAAACCATGTCTTCCGGCTCGGCCCCCGGGTTGAGGTTGACCCCACGCAGGAACAGCAGCAGTTCCGCGTCCGGCAGCGGCAGCAAGCGCGGGCGGGTGTTTTCCTCCAGCAGCAGGTCACAGGCGAATTCGCTCAGGCCACTGGATTTGCGCAGCCAGGTCTGGGTTTGCGGATGGCTGCGATCCCAGTGCAGCCACAGGCTTTCCTGAGGCTGCAGTTGCAAATCGTCGAGCTCAGTCCGGGCAATCGAACGCGCACCGCCTTTACCGTCCAGCACCAGGGCATGTACCAGCCCCCATTGCGCGTTTTCTTCCTCGAACATCCTCACCCCTGTCGGTTCTTGCGGTTTATTCAGGCATTTTCAGCGGGCTGGGCGATACGATCACGCCGTTATTATCGGCATACACGTATTCACCCGGGCGGAATGTAACGCCAGCAAACGTCACCACCACGTTCAGGTCGCCGATGCCGCGCTTGTCGGTCTTCATCGGGTGGCTGGCCAGGGCCTGCACGCCCAGATCGGTCTGGGCGATCACATCGACATCGCGGATGCAGCCGTAGATCACCAGCCCTTCCCAGCCGTTTTTCGCGGCTTTCTCGGCGATCATGTCGCCCAGCAAGGCGCGACGCAGGGAACCACCACCGTCAACCACCAACACCTTGCCGGCGCCCGGCTGGTCGGCCTGTTCCTTGACCAGGGAGTTATCCTCGAAGCATTTGATAGTGACAATCTCGCCGCCAAAGGAGTCTCGGCCGCCGAAGTTGCTGAACATCGGCTCAAGCACCTGCACCAGGTCCGGGTAGGCGTCGCAGAGGTCGGGGGTCACGTAATGGTTCATTGAAAAATTCCTTTCCGTCAAAGAAGTGTCTTTCGAAAGAAGCGCCAACGATGCAGGTGCGCAACATCCCATTCGCGTCGCCGCAACGCAAGAGCGACGAAGCGACTGAATATGACCAGAAGCGTTTAACGCGTCATATCTTAGCCGCAACCACCCGTGAGCGAAACGCCCTTGGTAGAGCGTGCCGTCAAACCGTGGCCAGCACCGCGGGCGATGCGCCGAACAAAGGTGTCAGCGGATCTTTCAGCCACTGCGCAACCAATGGCCACACTTCGACCTGGGCGGCTTTGCTGACGAGCATTTCCACATGCCCGAAATCCCCGGTAAACCCTTGCTGGCGGCCCAGGCACAGGTATTGACGGTGCTCAGAGCCAACTTGCTCGAACAGCTTGCGGCAGGCCCAGTCAGGGTCTTGCTGGTCCCCTGCGGCGCTGACGGCCAGCAGCGGCACATCGACCTCCGCCAGGCCCTTCCACCAGTCGTTTTTGCCCTCGCCGAAGCGGCCGAACAGGCCGTTCCAGCGCATGGCTTCGATCATCACGCCCGCCGGTTCGTCCTCCGGGCCGCGTTTGAGCCGCGAGCCGGACACCTCACCAAAACGCTTCAAAAGCAAACGCCCGGTCCACTCCACCGGGGGAATTTTCAACGGCCAGTGGGTGCGGCTGACCTGGCTACCAAACAGTGCCACCGAGGCCACCGCCGGCGCGCCAAGATGCTGGCCGCCGAGTGCCGCCGCCAGGGCAATACCGCCCAGGGAATGGCCAAGCCAGTGGGGAACCTGCCCACTCTGCTCACGCACAAAGGCGCCAATGGCCGGCAAATCGTAGCGCGCGTAGTCGGCGACCCGATTCTTCGCGTAGTCATGATTGCGCTTGGACAGGCCATGGCCGCGCATTTCCGGGACCCACACGTCGAACCCCTGGCGCGCCAGGTAAGCGCCCAGGCCGATACCCTTGGGCGAGTACCAGAAGCGCCGGTTGGAAAAACTGCCATGTAACAAAATTATCGGGATGCCCCGGTTTTCCGGGACATCGGCCAGGCCCAAACGGGTCACCGCCAACTCGACGGTACCGTCGGGGCTGTTACCGGGCTTGAGGCGGTATACGTCTTCACTCAGGTCGCCACGACGTTCAGCGCTGATCAGGGCGACGGGAAACAGATTGCTGCTGCTTTGCATAATGCTCTTGCACAAAAAAGGGCGGCGTCCGGAAGGATTCCCGCCCTGCACAGATAAGAATGCCGGTCACCCGCAACGGGTGACCGGCACTTTTGACGTATCGACCTTAGACGGACGCCTGGCCTTCCGCCAGGAAGAACCAGGTTTCCAGCACGGAATCGGGGTTCAGCGAGACGCTTTCGATACCCTGTTCCATCAGCCATTTGGCCAGGTCCGGGTGGTCGGAAGGGCCTTGGCCGCAGATGCCGATGTACTTGCCGGCCTTGTTACAGGCCTGGATGGCGTTGGCCAGCAGCTTCTTGACCGCAGGGTTACGTTCATCAAACAGGTGCGCGATGATCCCCGAGTCACGGTCCAGGCCCAGGGTCAGCTGGGTCAGGTCGTTGGAGCCGATGGAGAAGCCATCGAAGAATTCCAGGAACTCTTCGGCCAGGATGGCGTTGGATGGCAGTTCGCACATCATGATCACGCGCAGGCCGTTTTCGCCACGGGACAGGCCGTTTTCGGCCAGCAGGTCCACCACTTGGCTCGCCTCACCCAGGGTGCGCACGAACGGCACCATGATTTCGACGTTGGTCAGGCCCATCTCGTTACGCACACGTTTCAGCGCGCGGCATTCGAGCTCGAAGCAGTCGCGGAACGCTTCGCTGATGTAACGCGAGGCGCCACGGAAACCCAGCATCGGGTTTTCTTCTTCCGGCTCGTAGAGCTTGCCGCCGATCAGGTTGGCGTATTCATTGGACTTGAAGTCCGAGAGGCGCACGATAACCTTTTTCGGGTAGAACGCCGCCGCCAGGGTGCTGATGCCTTCCACCAGCTTCTCGACGTAGAAGCCCACCGGGTCGTTGTAGCCGGCGATGCGCTTGTCGACGCTTTCCTTGATCTCCAGCGGCAGGCCGTCGTAGTTCAACAGGGCCTTGGGGTGCACGCCAATCATGCGGTTGATGATGAACTCCAGGCGAGCCAGGCCCACACCGGCGTTCGGCAACTGCGCGAAATCGAAAGCGCGGTCCGGGTTACCGACGTTCATCATGATCTTGAACGGCAGGTCCGGCATCGCGTCGATGGAGTTTTGCTTGATATCGAAGCCCAGCTCGCCTTCGAAGATGAAACCGGTGTCGCCTTCGGCGCAGGATACGGTCACACCCTGGCCGTCTTTCAACAGTTGGGTCGCGTTGCCGCAACCGACGACTGCAGGAATCCCCAGCTCACGGGCGATGATCGCCGCGTGGCAGGTACGCCCGCCGCGGTTGGTGACAATCGCGCTGGCGCGCTTCATCACCGGTTCCCAGTCCGGGTCGGTCATGTCGGAAACCAGTACGTCACCGGGCTGGACCTTGTCCATTTCGGACACGTCCTTGATGATCCGCACCTTGCCGGCGCCGATACGCTGGCCGATGGCGCGGCCTTCCACCAGCACGGTGCCGGTTTCTTTCAGCAGGTAGCGTTCCATGACATTCGCCGAGGTGCGGCTCTTCACGGTCTCAGGGCGCGCTTGCACGATGTACAGCTTGCCGTCGTCACCGTCCTTGGCCCACTCGATGTCCATCGGGCACTTGTAGTGCTTTTCGATGATCATCGCTTGTTTGGCCAATTCGCTGACTTCAGCGTCGGTCAGGCAGAAACGCGCACGCTCGGCCTTGTCTACATCAACGGTTTTCACCGAGCGACCGGCCTTGGCCTCGTCGCCGTAGATCATCTTGATGGCCTTGCTGCCCAGGTTGCGGCGCAGGATGGCCGGGCGGCCGGCTTCAAGGGTGTGTTTGTGTACGTAGAATTCGTCCGGGTTCACCGCGCCTTGTACGACGGTTTCGCCCAGGCCGTAGGCGCCGGTGATAAACACCACGTCACGGAAGCCCGATTCGGTGTCCAGGGTAAACATGACGCCGGCGGTGCCGGTTTCCGAGCGCACCATGCGCTGCACACCGGCAGACAAAGCCACCAGCTTGTGGTCGAAACCCTGATGCACGCGGTAGGAAATGGCGCGGTCGTTAAAGAGCGAGGCGAATACTTCCTTGGCCGCGCGGATCACGTTTTCCACGCCGCGAATGTTCAGGAAGGTTTCCTGCTGGCCGGCAAAGGAGGCGTCCGGCAAGTCTTCGGCGGTGGCCGAGGAGCGCACGGCAACGGCCATGTCCGGGTTACCGGCCGACAGAGCGGCGAAAGCGGTGCGGATTTCTTCGTTGAGCTTCTCGGGGAACTCGGCTTCCATGATCCACTGGCGGATCTGGCTGCCGGTCTTGGCCAGTGCGTTGACGTCATCGACGTCCAGGGCGTCCAGCGCGGCGTGGATCTGAGCGTTGAGGCCGCTCAGTTCGAGGAAATCGCGGTAAGCCTGGGCCGTGGTGGCAAAACCACCGGGCACCGACACACCTGCGCCTGCAAGATTACTGATCATCTCGCCGAGGGATGCGTTCTTGCCCCCCACGTGCTCTACATCATGGACGCCGAGCTTATCGAGGGAAACTACGTACTCTACCAAGGTGATCTCTCCACTAACTGTGTTGGAAAAGCTCAGGACGCCGGCAGCTCAATAGGAGCTAACGCCCGCGCTTGTGGCCTGGACCTGGAAAATAAGTGAGAATGCGGCCCACTGCGGGACGGCAAAATCGCGCCTATCATATCCAAGATTCGCCATCAGCTTAAGGCCCAGGGCTCAAATGAAACGATCTGCTTTCTTTATCTCCGACGGCACCGGCATTACAGCCGAAACATTGGGCCAAAGCCTGCTCGCGCAGTTCGAAAACATTACCTTCGCCAAATTCACGCGGCCCTATATCGACAGCGTGGATAAAGCGCGGGCCATGGTACAACAAATCAATCTGGCGGCTGAAAAAGACGGTTTTCGGCCGATCATTTTCGACACCATCGTCAATCAAGACATTCGTGAGATTCTCGCGACGTCGAATGGTTTCATGATCGACATTTTCTCGACCTTCCTCGCGCCGCTGGAGCAGGAGTTGAGTGAACACTCCTCCTACTCGGTAGGAAAGTCCCATTCCATTGGGCATAACTCCAACTACATGGAGCGTATCGAGGCGGTGAATTTCGCCCTCGACAACGACGACGGCGCCCGCACGCACTACTACGACAAGGCCGACCTGATTCTGGTGGGCGTGTCGCGCTGCGGCAAAACGCCCACCTGCCTGTACATGGCCATGCAATTCGGCATCCGCGCGGCCAACTACCCGCTGACCGAAGACGACATGGAGCACCTGACGCTGCCCGCCGCCCTGCGTGCGCATTCCCACAAGCTGTTCGGCCTGACCATCGACCCGGACCGCCTCACCGCCATCCGCAACGAACGCAAGCCCAACAGCCGCTATTCCAGCTACGCCCAGTGCGAGTTCGAAGTGCGCGAAGTGGAAAATCTGTTCCGGCGCGAGAATATTGCGCACATCAATTCCACGCATTTTTCGGTGGAAGAGATCTCGGCGAAGATTCTGGTGGAGAAAGGCGTGGAGCGTCGCTTCAAGTAACCCTGATTGCCCGACAGCGCCGAAACTCAAAAATGTGGGAGCGAGCTTGCTCGCGAAGGCAGTGTGTCAGTCAACAGATTCATTGGCTGATTCACCGCATTCGCGAGCAAGCCCGCTCCCACATTTAGAGCGGTATACATTCATATCTAAAGGTGAAACCTGCCCCCACCCTGCCCCAGCGCCGTCGCCAACGCATCAAACCCCGCCCGCAACAGCTGATCATCCCCCGACGTATTGCAGATACTCGCGCGGATAAACTGCGGCACCGCCGTTTGCCCCACGGCAAAAGCCTCGGCGGTGGCGATCAGGTAATTGCTCTGCTTGAGTTCCGCCTCAATTTCCGACGCGCGCCACGGCTCCGGCACTTCGATCCAAAAGTGCGGGCTGTTCAGGTGGGTGCGGTATTCCAGGCCGGCCAGCAGGCCCTGCACCAGGGCCTTGCGGCGGCTGATCTCGTTGATCTGCTGGCGCAACAGATACTCCGCCGTGCCGTTTTCGATCCACTGGGTGGCCAACTCCAAGGTCACCGGTGTGGCCATCCAACAGGTGGAGCGCAACGCCGCCGAGATCCGGCTGACCAATGCCGATGGCGCATGCACGTAGCCCACACGCAGCCCGGCGGACACCGCCTTGCTCAAGCTGCTGATCAAAATCGTACGCTCAGGGGCGAAATGGCTGAGGGGCGGCGGGCGGTCTTCGACCAATACGCCGTGGGCTTCGTCCTCAAGAATCAGCAGATTATGTTCCCGACACACTTTCACCAGGGCCTCACGGCGCGCCACCGATAACACCGCCGTGGTCGGGTTCTGGATAGTCGGCGTGCAATACAGCGCCGACACCCGGTGATTGCGACAAACCTCATCCAGCGCACCCGGCAGTACGCCTTCCTCGTCCATCTCCAGGCCGATCAGGCGTATACCGAGCATGCGCGCGGCGGTTATCAACCCGGGGTAAGTCAGTTGCTCGGTGACCACCGTATCGCCGGCGCGCAGCAACGCCATCATCGCGCAAAGCAGGC
It contains:
- the cobA gene encoding uroporphyrinogen-III C-methyltransferase, producing the protein MNAKVWLVGAGPGDPELLTLKAVRAMNEADVVLIDDLVNPAVLEHCLDARVITVGKRGGCRSTPQDFIHRLMLRYARQGKCVVRLKGGDPCIFGRAGEEAMWLRERGVEVELVNGITAGLAGATNCDIPLTLRGVSRGVTLVTAHTQDDSRLNWRALAEGGTTLVVYMGVAKLEEIRQQLLDGGMAADMPVAMIENASLPQQRECRSELARMYADAQAFALKSPAILVIGSVAASGQAASIASAASA
- a CDS encoding OmpA family protein, which encodes MKLKNTLGLAIGSLIAATSFGVLAQGQGAVEGELFYKKQYNDSVKHIEDGFNPGARIGYFLTDDLSLNLSYDKTNHTRSNDGTGNQKIKGDTGSLTAQYHFGQAGVDSLRPYVEGGFGHQSRTNVQADGHSGRDQSTLAIAGAGVKYYFTNNLYARAGVEADYAIDNGKWDYSALVGLGVNFGGNAGAAAPAPTPAPAPEPTPEPEAPVAQVVRVELDVKFDFDKSVVKPNSYGDVKNLADFMAQYPATNVEVAGHTDSVGPDAYNQKLSQRRADAVKQVLVKDGVAPSRVTAVGYGESRPVADNATEAGRAVNRRVEASVEATAQ
- the sigX gene encoding RNA polymerase sigma factor SigX — translated: MNKAQTLSTRYDPRELSDEELVARAHTELFHVTRAYEELMRRYQRTLFNVCSRYLGNDRDADDVCQEVMLKVLYGLKNFEGKSKFKTWLYSITYNECITQYRKERRKRRLMDALSLDPLEEASEEKAPAPEEKGGLDRWLVYVNPIDREILVLRFVAELEFQEIADIMHMGLSATKMRYKRALDKLREKFAGETET
- a CDS encoding mechanosensitive ion channel domain-containing protein, with the translated sequence MELDLWTQSLVTAMTALWTKVANFIPNLFGALVLVLLGFVVAKLLDTLLSKLLAKLGLDRLMAGTGLTKLLGRAGLQVPISTLIGKIVYWFVLLIFLVSAAQSLGLERVSATLDMLALYLPKVFGGALVLLVGVLLAQLANGLVRGAAEGVGLDYAAGLGRIAQGLVIIISISVAISQLEVKTDLLNHVIVIVLITVGLAVALAMGLGSREIAGQILAGIYVRELYQVGQQVRVGEVEGQIEEIGTVKTTVLTDDGDLVSLSNRILLEQQVSSR
- a CDS encoding zinc transporter ZntB; the encoded protein is MFEEENAQWGLVHALVLDGKGGARSIARTELDDLQLQPQESLWLHWDRSHPQTQTWLRKSSGLSEFACDLLLEENTRPRLLPLPDAELLLFLRGVNLNPGAEPEDMVSVRIFAAASRVISLRLRPLRATDELLVQLADGKGPKTASELILYMAQYLTNKVQDLVTDLSEVVDAEEEKLDTDERYTPEHGSVLQIRRRAAGLKRFLAPQRDIFAQLTRIKLPWFCDDDADYWNELNNSLTRYLEELELTRERVGLVLEAEDRRLSVRMNRTMYRFGIITGIFLPMSFLTGLLGINVGGIPFSASPYGFVIACLLMVSVALGQWWLFRRLRWV
- the rraA gene encoding ribonuclease E activity regulator RraA — protein: MNHYVTPDLCDAYPDLVQVLEPMFSNFGGRDSFGGEIVTIKCFEDNSLVKEQADQPGAGKVLVVDGGGSLRRALLGDMIAEKAAKNGWEGLVIYGCIRDVDVIAQTDLGVQALASHPMKTDKRGIGDLNVVVTFAGVTFRPGEYVYADNNGVIVSPSPLKMPE
- a CDS encoding alpha/beta fold hydrolase: MQSSSNLFPVALISAERRGDLSEDVYRLKPGNSPDGTVELAVTRLGLADVPENRGIPIILLHGSFSNRRFWYSPKGIGLGAYLARQGFDVWVPEMRGHGLSKRNHDYAKNRVADYARYDLPAIGAFVREQSGQVPHWLGHSLGGIALAAALGGQHLGAPAVASVALFGSQVSRTHWPLKIPPVEWTGRLLLKRFGEVSGSRLKRGPEDEPAGVMIEAMRWNGLFGRFGEGKNDWWKGLAEVDVPLLAVSAAGDQQDPDWACRKLFEQVGSEHRQYLCLGRQQGFTGDFGHVEMLVSKAAQVEVWPLVAQWLKDPLTPLFGASPAVLATV
- the ppsA gene encoding phosphoenolpyruvate synthase, giving the protein MVEYVVSLDKLGVHDVEHVGGKNASLGEMISNLAGAGVSVPGGFATTAQAYRDFLELSGLNAQIHAALDALDVDDVNALAKTGSQIRQWIMEAEFPEKLNEEIRTAFAALSAGNPDMAVAVRSSATAEDLPDASFAGQQETFLNIRGVENVIRAAKEVFASLFNDRAISYRVHQGFDHKLVALSAGVQRMVRSETGTAGVMFTLDTESGFRDVVFITGAYGLGETVVQGAVNPDEFYVHKHTLEAGRPAILRRNLGSKAIKMIYGDEAKAGRSVKTVDVDKAERARFCLTDAEVSELAKQAMIIEKHYKCPMDIEWAKDGDDGKLYIVQARPETVKSRTSANVMERYLLKETGTVLVEGRAIGQRIGAGKVRIIKDVSEMDKVQPGDVLVSDMTDPDWEPVMKRASAIVTNRGGRTCHAAIIARELGIPAVVGCGNATQLLKDGQGVTVSCAEGDTGFIFEGELGFDIKQNSIDAMPDLPFKIMMNVGNPDRAFDFAQLPNAGVGLARLEFIINRMIGVHPKALLNYDGLPLEIKESVDKRIAGYNDPVGFYVEKLVEGISTLAAAFYPKKVIVRLSDFKSNEYANLIGGKLYEPEEENPMLGFRGASRYISEAFRDCFELECRALKRVRNEMGLTNVEIMVPFVRTLGEASQVVDLLAENGLSRGENGLRVIMMCELPSNAILAEEFLEFFDGFSIGSNDLTQLTLGLDRDSGIIAHLFDERNPAVKKLLANAIQACNKAGKYIGICGQGPSDHPDLAKWLMEQGIESVSLNPDSVLETWFFLAEGQASV
- a CDS encoding pyruvate, water dikinase regulatory protein, which gives rise to MKRSAFFISDGTGITAETLGQSLLAQFENITFAKFTRPYIDSVDKARAMVQQINLAAEKDGFRPIIFDTIVNQDIREILATSNGFMIDIFSTFLAPLEQELSEHSSYSVGKSHSIGHNSNYMERIEAVNFALDNDDGARTHYYDKADLILVGVSRCGKTPTCLYMAMQFGIRAANYPLTEDDMEHLTLPAALRAHSHKLFGLTIDPDRLTAIRNERKPNSRYSSYAQCEFEVREVENLFRRENIAHINSTHFSVEEISAKILVEKGVERRFK
- a CDS encoding PLP-dependent aminotransferase family protein, producing MAVKTNIDMVSIMREGLSSGQGVKYKRLSDVMERGILEGLIEPGRKLPPHRVLSDNLGVTIGTISRAYGELERLGLVVARVGDGTFVRKRGMERQRDEGFRNFSEEPRQYFDMSRNMHIPGQETTFLAQSFQTLSTNAKFLQDISAYTPDAGLPRYRDAGAQWLVQRDFHPIPEQVICVNGGQHGLLCAMMALLRAGDTVVTEQLTYPGLITAARMLGIRLIGLEMDEEGVLPGALDEVCRNHRVSALYCTPTIQNPTTAVLSVARREALVKVCREHNLLILEDEAHGVLVEDRPPPLSHFAPERTILISSLSKAVSAGLRVGYVHAPSALVSRISAALRSTCWMATPVTLELATQWIENGTAEYLLRQQINEISRRKALVQGLLAGLEYRTHLNSPHFWIEVPEPWRASEIEAELKQSNYLIATAEAFAVGQTAVPQFIRASICNTSGDDQLLRAGFDALATALGQGGGRFHL